One part of the bacterium genome encodes these proteins:
- a CDS encoding HlyD family efflux transporter periplasmic adaptor subunit gives MPNDIEPLERIHSDSYDDVMNYEPHWLIRRGSFILLLVIIFLITVSGYIQYPDILRGQITLISDQPTLEVVAQSTGRVKLFVKDRDSVKAGQPLAMIENPADFASIQKLRLFLDSASSQSDSYVMIDTALQLGELQTFYSEVMQNYKELASFKEINYEVKKINSIRQQISAYYNLGDRLDDQIKLLKLDVMKAEKDFEVNKSLHERGLLSDVELSGYQFQLNQKKLAMEEAQKETIRNSIVVSENLKNILDMEFQNQDKTARYLIRIQESLSKLKSEFSAWEKKYWITSPISGEAIYNDVWTDDRFVKLGQEIMTINPKTNRIRGRIKYEGPGLGKVVPGQEVKIKLENYPFQEFGIVSGVVENISAVSKDKSVVIQITLPQQLKTSLGALLEYKQEMQGTSEIITENSTLLERVFQQLRQITQYQ, from the coding sequence ATGCCCAACGATATTGAACCCCTTGAACGTATCCACAGCGACAGTTATGACGACGTGATGAATTACGAGCCCCATTGGTTGATACGGAGGGGTTCGTTCATATTGCTATTGGTCATTATTTTTTTGATTACCGTCAGCGGATATATACAATATCCGGATATATTACGCGGACAAATCACGCTGATCAGCGATCAGCCCACATTGGAGGTTGTCGCGCAATCCACAGGCCGCGTGAAATTGTTTGTCAAAGATCGCGACTCAGTCAAGGCCGGGCAACCTCTGGCTATGATCGAAAACCCTGCCGACTTTGCTTCCATTCAGAAATTGCGCTTATTTTTAGATTCTGCATCTTCTCAAAGCGATAGTTACGTAATGATAGATACAGCGTTACAACTCGGAGAACTGCAGACTTTTTATTCGGAAGTCATGCAGAATTATAAAGAATTAGCATCGTTTAAAGAGATCAATTATGAAGTAAAAAAAATCAACTCCATTCGGCAACAGATCAGCGCCTATTATAATTTGGGCGACCGACTGGATGATCAGATCAAACTTCTGAAATTAGATGTGATGAAAGCCGAAAAAGATTTTGAAGTTAATAAATCTTTACATGAACGCGGACTACTTTCGGATGTCGAGCTCTCCGGTTATCAGTTCCAGTTAAACCAGAAGAAACTTGCGATGGAAGAAGCGCAGAAAGAAACTATCCGTAATTCGATCGTAGTTTCTGAAAATCTCAAAAACATATTAGACATGGAATTTCAAAATCAGGACAAAACGGCCCGGTACCTGATTCGCATACAGGAGTCACTGAGCAAACTCAAGAGCGAATTTTCAGCATGGGAAAAAAAATACTGGATAACCAGTCCCATTAGCGGTGAAGCCATCTACAATGATGTATGGACAGACGACCGATTTGTAAAACTGGGCCAGGAGATCATGACGATCAATCCGAAAACAAATCGTATTCGCGGACGCATAAAATATGAAGGCCCCGGACTCGGAAAAGTTGTTCCCGGACAGGAAGTTAAAATCAAATTAGAAAATTATCCTTTTCAGGAATTCGGTATCGTATCGGGCGTCGTGGAAAATATTTCAGCCGTATCCAAAGATAAATCTGTAGTCATACAAATCACACTCCCTCAACAATTAAAAACATCTTTGGGTGCCTTATTGGAATACAAACAAGAAATGCAAGGAACATCCGAAATAATAACCGAAAACAGCACGTTGCTCGAAAGAGTTTTTCAACAACTGCGCCAAATCACCCAATATCAGTAA
- the nifJ gene encoding pyruvate:ferredoxin (flavodoxin) oxidoreductase, translating into MSNTKRAMVTLDGNEAAAYVAHKLSEVIAIYPITPSSAMGEFSDEWSSKGKTNLWGTVPLVMEMQSEGGAAGTVHGALQTGSLTTTFTSSQGLLLMIPNMYKIAGELTATVFHVAARAIASQALSIFGDHSDVMSVRATGWAQLSAHSVQEVMDMALIAHAATLRARVPFIHFFDGFRTSHEVMKVEQLTDEDMLAMIDDHLIRAHRERGLSPEHPVMRGTAQNPDVFFQGREAANPYYQKCPAIVQETMDRFAKRTGRAYKLFDYFGARDAEHIIVAMGSGALTAQETAAFLIGQGHKVGVVKVHLYRPFSIEHLIAAFPKTVRTIAVLDRTKEPGSAGEPLYQDVITALTETFIDGKLPFAMPRVIGGRYGLSSKEFTPAMVKAVYDELQKTLPKNHFTVGIHDDVSHLSLDVNPDFSIEPQDVVRALFYGLGADGTVGANKNSIKIIGEDTDNFAQGYFVYDSKKSGSITVSHLRFGPKPLFSSYLVTRANFIACHQFSFLEKYDMLKYAVEGGTFLLNSPFDENEVWDQLPLIAQKEITEKKLRFFVIDGYRVAKETGMGGRFNTIMQTCFFAISGILPRDKAIEAIKHAIQKTYGKKGDEIVRINFNAVDQTLANLKEVNYAGRPLTDRAMRPPVDPLAPDFVKDVTGRIILGDGDTLPVSAMPADGTFPTNTARWEKRNIALEIPVWDPAVCIQCNKCALVCPHATIRAKVFPEAALDGKPEHFKAVPYKGKEFPNSLYTIQVAPEDCTGCGLCVDVCPAKNKQETRLKAIYMQPQSPIRDQERIHWEYFLRLPEADRTQVPLNTVKGSQFLQPLFEFSGACSGCGETPYLKLISQLFGDRAMVANATGCSSIYGGNLPTTPWAQNKDGRGPAWSNSLFEDNAEFGLGFRLTVDKQTAFAQELLYRLGDSLDKELITSLIASPQKTEADMQAQRARVQVLKNRLTSLSHPDAKRLLDVADFLVKKSVWIVGGDGWAYDIGYGGLDHVLASGRNVNIIVLDTEVYSNTGGQASKSTNRGAVAKFAASGKRYSKKDLGLMAMSTGHVYVAQIAMGANDAQTVKALLEAEAYDGPSLIIAYSHCIAHGINMGQGMRQQKSAVDCGHWLLYRFNPDHVSLGQNPLTLDSKAPTLAFKDYALSETRYKMLAMTDPSASESLVKQAQQDILQKWHFYEQMAKLHYNGQNEEKH; encoded by the coding sequence ATGTCCAATACCAAACGTGCGATGGTTACGCTGGACGGCAATGAAGCCGCCGCTTACGTAGCCCACAAACTCAGCGAAGTCATAGCCATCTACCCCATCACGCCGTCTTCGGCGATGGGCGAATTTTCCGATGAATGGTCCAGTAAAGGAAAAACCAATCTTTGGGGAACCGTGCCGCTCGTCATGGAAATGCAGAGCGAAGGCGGTGCAGCGGGAACTGTGCACGGCGCATTGCAGACCGGCTCACTCACGACGACATTTACCTCATCGCAGGGACTTCTGCTAATGATTCCCAATATGTATAAAATCGCAGGCGAACTCACCGCGACAGTATTTCACGTCGCGGCGCGGGCAATAGCTTCACAAGCACTTTCGATATTCGGTGATCACTCCGACGTGATGTCCGTTCGCGCTACAGGGTGGGCCCAACTGAGTGCGCATTCCGTACAGGAAGTGATGGATATGGCGCTCATCGCGCATGCTGCCACGCTTCGTGCACGGGTACCGTTCATTCATTTTTTTGATGGATTTCGTACGTCGCACGAAGTCATGAAAGTAGAACAACTTACCGACGAAGACATGCTCGCCATGATCGATGATCATCTCATCCGTGCGCATCGCGAGCGCGGTCTTTCACCGGAACATCCCGTCATGCGGGGCACGGCGCAAAATCCGGACGTATTTTTTCAAGGGCGTGAAGCCGCCAATCCCTATTATCAAAAATGCCCCGCGATCGTTCAGGAAACTATGGATCGTTTTGCGAAACGCACGGGCCGCGCCTACAAATTATTTGATTATTTCGGCGCTCGGGATGCGGAACATATTATCGTCGCGATGGGTTCGGGCGCTTTGACGGCACAAGAAACTGCCGCATTCCTGATCGGACAAGGCCATAAAGTGGGCGTGGTCAAAGTTCACCTCTATCGCCCGTTTTCGATCGAACATCTTATCGCGGCTTTTCCCAAAACCGTTCGCACGATCGCCGTGCTGGATCGCACCAAAGAACCGGGCAGCGCGGGTGAACCGCTGTATCAGGATGTCATCACGGCGCTTACGGAAACTTTTATCGACGGCAAATTGCCCTTTGCTATGCCCCGTGTGATCGGTGGGCGCTACGGCTTATCATCCAAAGAGTTTACGCCGGCCATGGTCAAAGCCGTTTACGATGAATTGCAAAAAACTCTTCCTAAAAATCATTTTACCGTAGGCATTCATGATGACGTATCGCATTTGAGCCTGGATGTGAATCCCGATTTTTCGATTGAACCCCAAGATGTCGTGCGGGCATTATTTTACGGACTCGGCGCCGACGGCACTGTCGGTGCGAATAAGAACTCCATCAAAATCATCGGCGAGGATACCGATAATTTCGCCCAAGGTTATTTTGTGTACGATTCTAAAAAATCCGGTTCTATCACCGTTTCCCATTTGCGATTCGGCCCGAAACCTCTGTTTTCCTCGTATCTGGTGACCCGTGCTAATTTTATTGCGTGCCATCAGTTTAGTTTTCTTGAAAAATACGATATGCTCAAATATGCCGTCGAAGGCGGTACGTTTTTACTCAATAGCCCCTTTGACGAAAATGAAGTGTGGGATCAATTGCCGCTCATCGCACAAAAAGAAATTACGGAAAAAAAATTACGCTTTTTTGTGATCGACGGTTACCGCGTGGCCAAAGAAACCGGCATGGGTGGACGATTTAATACTATCATGCAAACTTGTTTTTTTGCCATATCCGGCATTCTCCCGCGCGATAAAGCGATCGAAGCGATCAAACACGCCATTCAAAAAACCTACGGTAAAAAAGGCGATGAAATCGTACGCATCAACTTTAACGCCGTAGATCAGACATTGGCCAATCTCAAAGAAGTCAACTATGCCGGAAGACCTTTAACCGATCGTGCGATGCGACCTCCGGTGGATCCTCTGGCGCCGGACTTCGTCAAAGACGTAACCGGACGTATAATACTAGGCGACGGCGACACATTGCCGGTAAGCGCCATGCCGGCCGACGGGACATTCCCGACCAATACCGCACGTTGGGAAAAAAGAAATATCGCCCTCGAAATCCCGGTCTGGGATCCCGCCGTGTGTATCCAATGCAACAAGTGTGCATTGGTATGCCCGCACGCAACGATCCGCGCCAAAGTGTTTCCAGAAGCTGCGCTCGATGGTAAGCCGGAACATTTCAAAGCCGTACCATATAAAGGCAAAGAATTTCCCAACAGTCTTTATACCATACAAGTGGCCCCCGAAGACTGCACCGGCTGTGGCTTGTGTGTTGATGTATGCCCGGCAAAAAACAAACAGGAAACCCGCCTCAAAGCGATCTATATGCAGCCGCAAAGCCCGATTCGCGATCAAGAACGCATCCATTGGGAATATTTTCTTCGCCTCCCGGAAGCCGACCGTACACAGGTGCCGCTCAATACCGTCAAAGGTTCTCAGTTTTTACAACCGCTATTCGAATTTTCCGGTGCATGCAGCGGCTGCGGCGAAACGCCATATCTCAAACTGATCAGTCAGCTTTTCGGCGATCGCGCAATGGTCGCCAATGCGACCGGCTGTTCCAGCATCTACGGCGGTAATCTGCCTACGACACCTTGGGCGCAAAATAAAGACGGGCGCGGCCCGGCGTGGAGCAATTCGCTTTTCGAAGATAATGCCGAATTTGGTCTCGGTTTCCGTCTCACGGTAGACAAACAAACAGCGTTTGCACAAGAACTGCTCTATCGCCTCGGCGATTCATTGGATAAAGAGCTTATCACATCATTGATCGCGTCACCCCAAAAAACCGAAGCCGATATGCAAGCGCAACGCGCACGCGTTCAAGTTCTTAAAAACCGTCTTACTTCATTATCACATCCCGATGCCAAACGCTTACTCGACGTTGCCGATTTTCTTGTCAAAAAAAGCGTCTGGATTGTCGGCGGCGACGGCTGGGCCTACGATATCGGTTACGGCGGTTTGGATCACGTACTCGCATCCGGACGCAATGTCAATATCATCGTACTGGACACCGAAGTTTATTCCAACACCGGCGGCCAGGCGTCTAAATCCACCAATCGCGGCGCGGTTGCTAAGTTTGCCGCCTCTGGAAAACGTTACTCCAAAAAAGATCTCGGCCTCATGGCGATGAGCACCGGTCATGTTTATGTCGCACAGATCGCGATGGGCGCCAACGACGCACAGACTGTCAAAGCGCTATTGGAAGCCGAAGCTTACGACGGACCTTCGCTCATCATCGCCTATAGCCACTGCATCGCGCACGGTATTAATATGGGTCAGGGTATGCGCCAGCAAAAATCTGCCGTCGATTGCGGTCATTGGTTATTGTACCGTTTCAATCCGGATCATGTGTCACTGGGTCAAAACCCTCTCACATTGGATTCCAAAGCACCTACGCTTGCATTCAAAGATTATGCCCTGAGCGAAACACGTTATAAAATGCTGGCCATGACGGATCCGTCGGCATCGGAGAGTTTGGTCAAACAAGCGCAACAGGACATACTTCAAAAATGGCACTTCTACGAACAAATGGCGAAACTGCATTACAACGGTCAAAACGAAGAGAAACATTAG
- a CDS encoding dihydroorotate dehydrogenase-like protein, producing the protein MDLTTSYLGMTLKNPIVPSASPFSKDIVQIKRMEEAGAAAVVLHSLFEEQIAHDEREMFYHLHHGSESSPEAQSYFVDMDRYNRGPEWYLEHIHRAKAAVGIPIIASLNGSSHSGWLDYAKKIEQAGADALELNMYYIAADIAESATSIEHRYLEIARTLRQSLRIPIAIKLSPFFTSFAHFAKHMDDCSINGLVLFNRFYQPDINLETLEVMPNVILSQSSELRLALRWIAILHGRVRADLAATGGIHTHEDVIKALLAGASVTMVCSTLLKNGIARITDIVKGMETWLIEREYESVKQLQGSMSQKSVSDPTAFERANYMRALSGYNLPNDLLYHN; encoded by the coding sequence ATGGACTTAACCACCAGTTATCTCGGAATGACGCTCAAAAATCCGATCGTTCCTTCCGCTTCGCCTTTCTCCAAAGACATCGTGCAAATCAAACGCATGGAAGAGGCCGGTGCCGCCGCGGTGGTTTTACATTCATTATTCGAAGAGCAAATCGCTCATGATGAAAGAGAAATGTTTTATCATCTGCACCACGGTTCGGAAAGTTCGCCCGAAGCGCAATCCTATTTTGTGGATATGGATCGCTACAACCGCGGACCCGAATGGTATCTGGAGCATATTCATCGCGCCAAAGCCGCCGTGGGCATTCCTATCATCGCCAGCCTCAACGGATCTTCGCATTCCGGCTGGCTGGATTATGCCAAAAAAATCGAACAAGCCGGAGCCGATGCGCTGGAACTCAATATGTACTACATTGCGGCCGATATTGCTGAATCGGCGACCTCTATCGAACATCGTTATCTGGAAATCGCGCGCACTTTACGCCAAAGTCTTCGCATACCCATCGCGATAAAACTCAGTCCGTTCTTCACTTCCTTTGCACATTTTGCTAAACACATGGATGATTGCAGCATCAACGGCCTTGTGCTTTTTAATCGGTTTTATCAACCGGATATCAATCTGGAAACGCTTGAAGTAATGCCGAATGTTATCCTGAGTCAATCATCGGAATTACGCTTAGCTCTGCGATGGATCGCCATTCTCCACGGGCGCGTTCGCGCCGACCTGGCGGCGACAGGCGGCATTCATACGCATGAAGACGTTATCAAAGCATTACTCGCCGGTGCGTCGGTCACCATGGTTTGTTCCACATTGCTCAAAAACGGAATCGCACGTATCACGGATATTGTAAAAGGCATGGAAACGTGGCTCATCGAAAGAGAATACGAGTCGGTCAAACAATTGCAAGGCAGCATGAGTCAAAAATCCGTTTCCGATCCCACAGCCTTTGAACGGGCTAACTACATGCGGGCATTAAGCGGCTATAATCTGCCCAACGATCTTTTGTATCACAATTGA